TTGATCCTAATAATCCAGCAAAAGCTCCTGCTAAAGCACAGAATACAGCTGCTATTGTAACTCTTTTAGGATCATTAAATCCATACATAACCATAAGTCCTGCTATTGGAGTAGCTGTTCCTGTAGCATTATTTATTAATCCAAAATGAGTTACTATTATTCCTGCAAGTCCACCACCTATAAAATTTGTAATATATACAGGTATAGGATTAGCCGAAATTACATCTGCCTGTGTCAAAGGTTCTATTGCTACTGCTATAGTTGTACTTCTATCGCCAAATTTTAATCTATGAAATAACACAAAATTCATGAAAGAAGATCCCATTACTGAAAGAGCTCCTATAGCCATTGGCAATCCTTTAAGTCCTAACATAGCTGTTAAAGCCATAGAACTTAATGGCGCTGTTGCAACTACTGTTATAACCCCACCTAGTATAAATCCCATTATAATTGGACTTTCGTTAGCTGCTACTGTTATTATTCCACCTATATTTAATAGTGTAGAATTTACAACTGGAGTAGCCCCATTTCCTATTAATCTAGCTAAAGGTGCTACCAACGCAACACAGACAATTAAATCTAATCCTTTCGGTACTTTCTTTTCTATTATAGGAACTATAAAAGAAAGTGCATAACCAGCTACAAAACCTGGTAATATACCCAAACCATAACATGAAGCTCCTATTAATACAGCATATACTGGTGAAACACCTAATGCTAATGGAACTAAAGTAGCTGCTGCTGCTCCACCCATTCCACCTGCTGCTAGTCCAGTTTCTTTTAATAACTTAATATGTAACATATCTCCGCCTACATAACTTTGAAATGCCTCTACAAGGAAAGTAGCTACCGCTGCATCTGCTAAAGCTCCCATAGCCTTCATTCCCTTTGGCGCTTTTAAACTAAATAAAGAAAATGCGCTCAAACAAACTAATAATAATAAAGTCCCTTTTAAAATTACCAATCTTTATTCCTCCCTTTATAAAATATTGAAATTAAATTTAAAATTTTAAAAATGCTAACGTTTTCCCTAAGGAATTCTTAATATAATTTAACTAACAATTATTTATTATATCAAAACTTTTATAATTGTCTATATATTTTTTCAATTTTTTATTATTTTTTTCATAAATACGAAGATATAATTTAAACATATATATCTATAACTTAGAGCATTAGCGATTATACCTGGTTTTTAACAAAAAAACGTTTTCACAATTTTATTTATTTCTATTATTTTCATATAAATGAATCTTTTGAATCATTTATGAATTTAAAAATGATTTTTAAATTCATAAAACTTAAATAATACTCCATAAAACATTTAAGAAATTATGCTTTTTATGCTATAATTAATGTAAATTAAAAACTACATTAGGAGGCTAAAATGCAGTTAGGTGAAAAAATTAAATATTACAGAAAGAAAAAAGGTCTTACTATAAAAGAATTATCAGAATTAACTAATCTATCCATAGGTTTTATAAGCAACTTGGAAAGAGATTTAAATAGTCCTTCTGTAAGTAATTTGCAACAAATTTGTGAAATTCTAGGAATAAATTTGATGGAAATATTGAAAACTACAGAGGATAAGGAATATACTGTATTAAAAGAAAATAGAAATGAAATTTTTTCTACAGATGATAAAAAAATAAAATTTGAAATGTTAACTAATGGTAATAAACACTTAAATGCCATTGCTATAACTATAGAAGGAAATACGGATTGTAATGATACTTCTTGGGGACACAACTATGACGAATTAGGGATTGTTGCAAAAGGAACTCTAGAAATTCAAATGAACTCTCAAACTTATACTCTACATGAAGGAGATAGTATTTATGTAAATAAATTCACCCCTCATAGGTATAAAAATCCTTGCGAAGAAATCAATGTAACTTATTGGATTTCTGTAAAAGAATAATATGATACATATATCCTATTTATTATAAATTAAATTTAAAATATTAAAAATTAATTTATAATAAATATTACATTACAGTAAATAAGCAAGAATTAATTAGTTAATTAATTCTTGCTTATTTTGCTTATAATATTTATATATTAACTTGTCCAACTCTTGACTCAATTTCAATATTTCACCTTCATATAGAATTGAATCCATTTCTATCAGATTATTCAATCTTTCTCTTGTTTGTTCTAAAACTTTACCCATCTTTCTTACCATCCCTATACATTTTTTATAAAATACGTATTTCATTATACATTTTATTACCATAAAATTCAACTTAAATTATCAAAGAAATTATTAATTTTTTTTATAGCAACTATTTTTGTTGCTTATATAGTATATATGTATATTTTTTTACATATCTTACCTTATTCCTATAATCAGTTCTAGCATAATCTAAAATTTTTAAATATATAGTCTAAATAAATTGTAATTCTATATTTAAAATCTAAGTAATTATCTAATAAGATTTAAAAATGTTATTTTATGTTTCTTTACTTAATATAATTTATCTGCTACAATTATAAAGTAATATATTTTGTTATGTTTTAACGTAAATAAATATTTTCATATAAGGAAGGATAAATATGAGTAAAAATCATAAATTTGATAAACATTTTAATAATTTGGATGAAGAAAATCAAGAAAAATATATAGAAGAAATGCATGAAATGGCAGATAAAGCTGCTAAAAAAAATAATTTGATATTTGGAGCAGTAGTTATACCTATTGTTATTGTTTGTATATTAGTTGTTAAACAAATGGTTTCTTTCTCTTTTAATTTAGCTAAAGATGATAGCTCAAGCAAAAATAATGGTACTGAAATAACCAAAGATGTAAACAATAAAAGTAAAGAAACAGGGAAAAATGAAGAAATTGCTTTAAATGAAAAAATAGCTAAATATATACAAGATAAAAATAATAGACAAAAATCCTTAAAAGAAGCTGTTTCCATAAACAAAGGCAGTGAAAAAGGTGTTTCCGTAATATTTATATCTCAATTATACAGAAATAATGGTTATGATATACCTAAAAACACTATAAGTACTAAAGGATTATTGGAAGAGTTAAAGAAAAAAAATTGGACAAAAGAAACAGATTATACTAAACTACAAAAAGGTGATATCTGTTTTACTACTGTAGACAGTGCTGGTTCTCCATCCCATGCATATATTTTTATGGGTTGGGTAAAAGAAGGGAAAACAGACTATGCTTATGTTTGTGATGGACAAACCTCTGATTATGATAGTACATTACACAAAAGAAACTTAAGTGTTTCTACAGCCCAAAAAGATAAAATAGCTTTCTTTATGAAAGCACCTAATGAAAAATAATTACTAAAGCTAGTATTAATACTAGCTTTAATTTATTTTATATTTACAATAAAAAATGTTCTTCACCTAAATATAATTATTTAGGTGAAATAAAATTTAAAACTTAGGAGTCTATACATTATTTTATACATATTTTATATTACTATACCTAAAAATTTTAATTTTTAGGTTTGTTAGCATTTTTTTGACCACTTTGTTGTCTTAATTTAGCATCTTTATTTCCTTCCATTGGTTTATTAGGTTTGCTATTATTATTTTTTTTCATAAGATCTCCTCCCAAAATATTATCAAATATAATTTATATCTCATATATATTATTTATACATTATTAAAAAACATACTATAAATTCATATATTTAAAATTTTGCCTATAAAATATACAATTATCTATAGTAATTCCTTAATATATTTATTTTTATAGGGAAAAATATTAATATATTTATATTTAGGAGGTTTTTTTATGGAATCTAAGCGTGCTAAACAAATAATGGACTCTAAAAAGTATATCCCTGTTTATTATAAAAATACACCAGTTCATATAGAAAAAGTAGACAATAAGGAAAATATAGCTCATGTTAAAAGTTTAAATACAGATAAAGAAATAGTGGTTAATGTAAAGACTCTTAGTGAATGCAATAAATTAAACAACTAAAAACTATATATAATATATTAATAAAAGGTGCTAAAAGTTAATCTTTAGCACCTTTCATTAATATTATTTTACTCCTGTATGTCCAAATCCTCCGCCTCTATTTTCTCCTATTTCTTGAGGATTTTCACATTCTATAAAATTAGCTCTTTTATATTTCGTAAATACCATTTGAGCTATTCTCTCTCCTTTATTTATATATATAGTTCCATAAGGATTACCTTTATCATCTAAGTATATCTTTTCATTTAATATACTTAAAAGATTATTAGTATCTAAATTTATACTTTCTTTACCATTTAAATAATCAAACAAAGATACTTCTTTATATTTTTTCTTTAGAACTTTCAATATACTAGGATCCTTTACTATATCATAAGTTAAATTAGCTATATTATATGTATTTTCTAATATAACCCCTACTGTATCTCTATAATCACTATCTATAGTTCCTGGACTATTTGGAACTCTTAAATTAGTTTTTAAAGACAATCCACTTCTTGGTCTTATTTGTGCCTCCAAGTTTTCATCCATAGCCATAATAAAATTTAATGGCATAACTTTTGTTTCTCCTGGTTTTATCTGCATATTCTTTGTAGCATATAGATCACATCCTGCAGCATTTAAAGATCCATAACTAGGTAGTTTACCATTCTCTGAAACCTTTATATAAACATTAACCTTATTTTCCATACTACTTCACCTCTTCTAGCATAATATATACTTGTGTTAACTATACAAATATATATTATACTATAAAAATGCATATTATAATATTAACTGTGTAATTTTTTATAAAATCTATATTATATCTTGGAAGCTTTACATAAATATCACTAATAAACTTTATAATAATTGTTTTAACTTTCCTAATTTAATGTTATAATCATATTTAAATCATCCTTTGTTGATGTTTTTTATTTAAAACATTATGCTGCAAAGTGATGTTTTTTTATTTTTATAATTTTTATTAACTTAATAATAAATCAATATAAAATATTAATAATTATATTTGAGGTGTTTATATGCAAAATAATAATTTAGAAATATATATATCCAAAGAAGCTTCAGAAAATTTATCTAAATTACTAAAAGAAAATCATTATTCTTGCGTTAGGCTTTCCTATGTGAAAAGTTGTTGCGCTAAAGGACGTTTAGATATAATACTGGATGATATTAAAGAAAAGGATTTAAAATATAATTATAATTCAATTATATTAGTTTATAACACTGAGGTTTCTAATAATATAAAAAAAGTAGAGATGATTTATAAAAATAATAATTTTATGATGAAAATTACTCCTAAAGATGCTAATGGTTGTAAAAATAGTTGTTGTAAGAATCACACTTCTTCTGGTTGTAATAATAGTTGTAATAAAAAATGTCCCTATAAGAATAAATCTTGTTCTAAATCATAACAAAATTTTCATTTAAAATTGCAATAATTTCTAACAAAAGATGATGTCTATAAATAAATTAGTCATCATCTTCTCTTTCTGTATTATGAACTACATCATCTATAATTATAACCATTGCTAAAATAAGACTTTTGCTAGCTCCTTCTTTAATATCTACTTCATAGGAATCTCTTATGGCCGGGAAATGCTTTTTTACTCTTGCTACCGTTTCTCCTTCTTTTTCTATACTAAAATTAAGATCTAATATATCCCCTTTTACTTCATAATCTCCTATAATACTCTCTACCGTAAACCTGGGTTTTAATATACTTATATCCTTTTTCATAGTAGCTACATGATTTCCGCCCATATATATTAAATAAGTAGGCAAAATTTTTATGAACTTTTCTTTAATATATACTAACTCTCTATCCTCTATATCATATATTTTTATTTTTTTAATCATAGACATAAGTATTTTTTGTGCTTTATACAACTTTTCTCCATATTCATTTTCTATTATGTATTTATCTGTTATAGAAAATAATTTTTGTTTTATTATAAACTTCAATATATATCATCCTTCTTATCATTTAATATAATAAACTTATTCTACCATAAATTTAAATGTGTACTATTAAACATATAATTTATAAGAAAACATTAAGAAATTAAAATAATCCTAGTGTTAAGTATATTTTACTAAAATATACTTAACACTTCTAGAAAATAATAGCAATTAAATTTATTTTTTCCTTTAATATTATTTAATTTATCCGATGCCTATCTGCTCTAATCCTCCCATCGCACTCTGTGACCAAATCGAAGATTTGGACTCTCTGCTTTTCTTCAAAATGAAAGTAAAAGTAGTTACATCTCTGAATAACTAGTTCCTAATCTTTAGTAAGAGTAAAAGCACCTCTTAAAACCAAGAACTCTGTTTATAAAAAAATCCCTTTATTATGAATAAAGGGGACCTCAATGACAAAGGGCTGTAACATTAAAAAATTTACATACAATATATTGTAGGATTTATTCTTAGTGCAACAGCCTCAATAATTGATACCTATACTTAAAACTTTATAATATTTAAATCTTTTTTAATTTTATTTTCCTATTTAACTATAATTATTTATGCTATTTAAAAGAATTTTTAAATATAATACTACTTTAAATTTATAGGTTTTATAATAACTTTATTACCTTCTTTAGATACAATTGCCTCCATTGAAATATCTTTAAATGTTCCATTATATTTAAATTCTTCCTTTGATATAAGGTCTTTAACTTTATTTTCATTACTATTTATAAAGAATACTTTACCATTAGAGAGAATCTTTATATCCTTTTTATTAATAGAATTTTCTAATTCTATATCTTTTCTATTAATAGTTTTCTCATCTAAATTCCAATAATAAATTTTATCTATAGTTTCTTCTTCTCTATTACCTTTCAGTTTTCCTATATACATTACATCATTATCATCTACACCTAATAGAGAGTGATTAGCCCCATCTCTTACAGTTATTGGATAGTCTTTTCCTTCTACATGAATATTTCCATCATTTTTGTTTTCATAAACTACTCTATCTTCACTATTCATTAGAGCTATCTCACCTAAATTATTTCCTAAACTCTTTATTCGCTCTAACTGAGCCATTGTATTTATTCTATAAATTCTACTTCTTCCTTGTTCATTTTTTACCTTTAAATATATAGTATTAGTTGCTGTGGACAGTGTCATATTATTTATATCATAATTGTCATTAGGTAAATTTATTATAGTTTTTTTCCCATTTTCATCTTCTAACTGAAATTTTTCATTCTTTTCACTATCATAGGAAAACAATGCTAAAAAGCTACCACTGTTTCCACTTGCTTTTTCTCCTATGAATAGAATATTTCTATCTGGAAGCCATGCTGTATAATTAACCGTTCCATTTTTAAACTCTACATATTTTTCCTCTTTTTTTGCCACATTTATTATAACTATTTTATTTTCAGTGTAATAAGATATGTATTCTCCATTAAAAGATATCTTTATGTTTTCTGCATAATCTGGTATATCCATTGAAACAGCCTTTTTTATTTTTTTATCTTCTTCTTCTACTTTATTTATTTTAAAGGTTTTAGCAGAAGACAAATAAATTTTATCTACAAAAATCAAAGCTCCAAAGGATAAAAATAAAGCAATTAATGTCCAAATAAATATAATCTTAATTTTTTTCATAAGTAAGTGTTCTCCTTTAAGGTTCTACATATATGGAAGTAGCTACCGTTCTCTCTCCATCCCAATTACAAGGTCTATTTATAACTTTTCCTTTATAATACATAGTTGAAGAAGATCCTCCATCCAAATTACTAGCATTAACTACCCCTCTTTGCAACAGTA
Above is a window of Clostridium sporogenes DNA encoding:
- a CDS encoding LURP-one-related family protein produces the protein MKFIIKQKLFSITDKYIIENEYGEKLYKAQKILMSMIKKIKIYDIEDRELVYIKEKFIKILPTYLIYMGGNHVATMKKDISILKPRFTVESIIGDYEVKGDILDLNFSIEKEGETVARVKKHFPAIRDSYEVDIKEGASKSLILAMVIIIDDVVHNTEREDDD
- a CDS encoding helix-turn-helix domain-containing protein, translating into MQLGEKIKYYRKKKGLTIKELSELTNLSIGFISNLERDLNSPSVSNLQQICEILGINLMEILKTTEDKEYTVLKENRNEIFSTDDKKIKFEMLTNGNKHLNAIAITIEGNTDCNDTSWGHNYDELGIVAKGTLEIQMNSQTYTLHEGDSIYVNKFTPHRYKNPCEEINVTYWISVKE
- a CDS encoding aspartyl-phosphate phosphatase Spo0E family protein, producing the protein MGKVLEQTRERLNNLIEMDSILYEGEILKLSQELDKLIYKYYKQNKQELIN
- a CDS encoding H-type small acid-soluble spore protein, which encodes MESKRAKQIMDSKKYIPVYYKNTPVHIEKVDNKENIAHVKSLNTDKEIVVNVKTLSECNKLNN
- a CDS encoding PTS sugar transporter subunit IIC, which encodes MVILKGTLLLLVCLSAFSLFSLKAPKGMKAMGALADAAVATFLVEAFQSYVGGDMLHIKLLKETGLAAGGMGGAAAATLVPLALGVSPVYAVLIGASCYGLGILPGFVAGYALSFIVPIIEKKVPKGLDLIVCVALVAPLARLIGNGATPVVNSTLLNIGGIITVAANESPIIMGFILGGVITVVATAPLSSMALTAMLGLKGLPMAIGALSVMGSSFMNFVLFHRLKFGDRSTTIAVAIEPLTQADVISANPIPVYITNFIGGGLAGIIVTHFGLINNATGTATPIAGLMVMYGFNDPKRVTIAAVFCALAGAFAGLLGSIVFRNYKIRTVAELRVVSEGQEIEQATA
- a CDS encoding aminotransferase, with the translated sequence MENKVNVYIKVSENGKLPSYGSLNAAGCDLYATKNMQIKPGETKVMPLNFIMAMDENLEAQIRPRSGLSLKTNLRVPNSPGTIDSDYRDTVGVILENTYNIANLTYDIVKDPSILKVLKKKYKEVSLFDYLNGKESINLDTNNLLSILNEKIYLDDKGNPYGTIYINKGERIAQMVFTKYKRANFIECENPQEIGENRGGGFGHTGVK